Proteins encoded in a region of the Cygnus olor isolate bCygOlo1 chromosome 4, bCygOlo1.pri.v2, whole genome shotgun sequence genome:
- the FGF5 gene encoding LOW QUALITY PROTEIN: fibroblast growth factor 5 (The sequence of the model RefSeq protein was modified relative to this genomic sequence to represent the inferred CDS: deleted 1 base in 1 codon): protein MRRPPPALPPPPPPPPPPPAGSMSPAFLLLLLLLPARARRERLPGGALAGRSAPAPSSSSSSSSSSSSSSSWAAGPSRFPRSRPGRRRGRLYCRVGIGFHLQLHPDGRVDGAHDASPLSILEIFAVSQGIVGIRGVFSNKFLAMSKKGKLHASARFTSECQFRERFQENSYNTYASAVHRGRRSGREWYVALNKRGKAKRGCSPRARPQHVSTHFLPRFRQPPPPQLAFTVTRPEKKPPPPPLPPPPKKMAAATPPGQSHGPVKYRLKFRFG from the exons atGCGGCGCCCTCCTCccgcccttcctcctcctcctcctcctcctccacct cctcccGCCGGCAGCATGAGCccggccttcctcctcctcctcctcctcctgcccgccCGAGCCCGGCGGGAGCGGCTGCCCGGCGGGGCGCTGGCGGGACGCAGCGCCCccgctccttcctcctcctcctcctcctcctcctcctcctcctcttcctcctcctgggcCGCGGGGCCGAGCCGCTTCCCTCGGAGCcgcccggggcggcggcggggccggctgTACTGCCGGGTGGGCATCGGCTTCCACCTGCAGCTGCACCCCGACGGCCGGGTGGACGGCGCCCACGACGCCAGCCCGCTCA gtattttggaaatatttgctGTGTCTCAGGGGATTGTAGGAATACGAGGAGTTTTCAGCAACAAATTTTTAGCGAtgtcaaaaaaaggaaaactccaTGCAAGT GCACGTTTCACATCCGAGTGCCAGTTCCGGGAGCGCTTCCAGGAGAACAGCTACAACACCTACGCCTCGGCCGTGCACCGCGGCCGGCGCTCAGGCCGCGAGTGGTACGTGGCCCTCAACAAGCGGGGCAAGGCCaagcggggctgcagcccccgtgCCCGCCCCCAGCACGTCTCCACGCACTTCTTGCCCCGTTTCCGACAGCCCCCCCCGCCGCAGCTGGCCTTCACCGTCACCCGGCCCGAGAAGAAGCCGCCGCCACCGcctctgccaccaccaccaaagaAAATGGCGGCAGCCACCCCGCCGGGGCAGAGCCATGGCCCTGTCAAGTACCGGCTGAAGTTTCGCTTCGGGTAG